In Arsenicicoccus sp. oral taxon 190, the following are encoded in one genomic region:
- a CDS encoding glycerophosphodiester phosphodiesterase family protein — protein sequence MKAAQFPYFDAPRPLALAHRGGALYGPNVGKENTLAAFRAAHDLGYRYLETDVHATADGQVVAFHDSQLDRVTDRAGAIAELPWAAVREARVAGEPVPLLAELLEALPDARFNIDIKAPSAVVPTAQAVLQAGALDRVCVGSFSQRRLRHVRELLGPRLATAAGGAGVASLRFLPRLVTQWLRTPAPVLQIPRTYTLAGRVVELVTPALVEAAHRRGKQIHVWTIDDAAEMHELLDLGVDGLVSDAIDTLRGVLLERGAWQGPPPDPATVER from the coding sequence GTGAAGGCTGCCCAGTTCCCCTACTTCGACGCGCCGCGACCGCTGGCGCTCGCCCACCGCGGCGGCGCGCTCTACGGCCCCAACGTCGGCAAGGAGAACACCCTCGCCGCCTTCCGCGCGGCGCACGACCTCGGCTACCGCTACCTGGAGACCGACGTCCACGCCACCGCGGACGGGCAGGTCGTGGCCTTCCACGACAGCCAGCTGGACCGGGTCACCGACCGGGCGGGCGCCATCGCCGAGCTGCCGTGGGCCGCGGTCCGGGAGGCCCGGGTCGCCGGGGAGCCCGTGCCGCTGCTCGCCGAGCTCCTCGAGGCACTCCCGGACGCCCGCTTCAACATCGACATCAAGGCGCCCTCCGCCGTCGTCCCGACCGCGCAGGCGGTGCTGCAGGCCGGGGCCCTGGACCGGGTCTGCGTGGGCTCGTTCTCGCAGCGGCGGCTGCGGCACGTGCGCGAGCTGCTCGGGCCGCGCCTCGCGACGGCCGCGGGCGGGGCCGGCGTGGCCTCGCTGCGCTTCCTGCCCCGGCTCGTGACGCAGTGGCTGCGGACGCCGGCGCCGGTGCTGCAGATCCCGCGCACCTACACCCTCGCCGGTCGCGTCGTCGAGCTCGTGACGCCGGCGCTGGTCGAGGCGGCCCACCGGCGGGGCAAGCAGATCCACGTGTGGACCATCGACGACGCCGCCGAGATGCACGAGCTGCTCGACCTCGGGGTGGACGGCCTCGTCAGCGACGCCATCGACACGCTGCGCGGCGTCCTGCTCGAGCGCGGCGCGTGGCAGGGGCCACCGCCGGACCCGGCTACCGTGGAGCGGTGA
- a CDS encoding glycoside hydrolase family 13 protein: MPQHGGVTSDTAVLLADAADRTEAADPATAEAWWRHAVIYQVYPRSFADGDGDGMGDLPGVIGKLPYLQQLGVDAVWLSPFYPSPQADAGYDVSDYRDVDPRFGTLADAEELVRRAHELGMRVLVDLVPNHTSDEHAWFRAALADPQAPERDRYILKAGRGVDGELPPTDWRSVFGGPAWTRVTEADGTPGPWYLNLFDSKQPDLDWEHPAVRAEFEAILRFWLDRGVDGFRVDVAHGLVKDQSFPDWDAHTDMITGDGERRPTNASPYWDQDGVHEIYRSWRRVLDSYNPEGDPQADRILCAEAWVTPVDRAVLYTRDDEMHQAFNFDFLESPWRATDLRDRITRSLDAAASVGAPTTWVLSNHDVVRHATRLGYPVGSGRRRGIDARSPQPDAALGLRRARAATALMLALPGSAYVYQGEELGLPDHTTLPDELREDPAYHRTKGTPEAEIGRDGCRIPLPWVGGAPGNGFSPTGRTWLPQPEAYADLAADRQEGQPGSTLELYRTLLAERRRHGLGTGPLTWSTEAGPDVVAFTRPGPRGDVVVLANLGEEPVALPAGAEVLVASGPLTPEGLVPTDTTVWARTA; encoded by the coding sequence ATGCCGCAGCATGGTGGTGTGACCTCCGACACCGCCGTCCTCCTCGCCGACGCAGCCGACCGCACCGAGGCAGCCGATCCAGCAACCGCCGAGGCGTGGTGGCGCCACGCCGTGATCTACCAGGTCTACCCCCGGTCCTTCGCCGACGGCGACGGTGACGGGATGGGCGACCTGCCCGGCGTGATCGGCAAGCTGCCCTACCTGCAGCAGCTGGGTGTCGACGCGGTCTGGCTGTCGCCGTTCTACCCCTCGCCGCAGGCCGACGCCGGCTACGACGTCAGCGACTACCGCGACGTGGACCCCCGCTTCGGCACCCTCGCGGACGCCGAGGAGCTGGTGCGGCGCGCCCACGAGCTGGGGATGCGGGTGCTGGTCGACCTCGTGCCCAACCACACGAGCGACGAGCACGCGTGGTTCCGGGCGGCGCTGGCCGACCCGCAGGCCCCCGAGCGGGACCGCTACATCCTCAAGGCCGGTCGCGGCGTCGACGGCGAGCTCCCGCCCACCGACTGGCGATCCGTCTTCGGCGGCCCGGCCTGGACCCGCGTGACCGAGGCCGACGGCACCCCGGGGCCGTGGTACCTCAACCTCTTCGACTCCAAGCAGCCCGACCTCGACTGGGAGCACCCCGCGGTGCGTGCGGAGTTCGAGGCGATCCTGCGCTTCTGGCTGGACCGGGGCGTCGACGGCTTCCGCGTCGACGTCGCGCACGGCCTGGTCAAGGACCAGTCCTTCCCCGACTGGGACGCGCACACCGACATGATCACGGGCGACGGCGAACGCCGCCCCACCAACGCCAGCCCCTACTGGGACCAGGACGGCGTCCACGAGATCTACCGCTCCTGGCGGCGGGTGCTGGACTCCTACAACCCCGAGGGCGACCCGCAGGCCGACCGGATCCTGTGCGCCGAGGCCTGGGTGACGCCCGTGGACCGCGCCGTGCTCTACACCCGCGATGACGAGATGCACCAGGCGTTCAACTTCGACTTCCTCGAGTCCCCTTGGCGGGCAACGGATCTGCGCGACCGCATCACGCGGTCGCTGGACGCGGCGGCGAGCGTCGGCGCCCCCACCACGTGGGTGCTGTCCAACCACGACGTGGTGCGGCACGCGACGCGCCTCGGCTACCCCGTCGGCTCCGGCCGGCGCCGCGGCATCGACGCGCGGTCGCCGCAGCCCGACGCCGCGCTGGGGCTGCGGCGGGCCCGGGCGGCCACGGCGCTGATGCTGGCGCTGCCCGGGTCGGCATACGTGTATCAGGGCGAGGAGCTGGGCCTGCCCGACCACACCACCCTGCCGGACGAGCTGCGCGAGGACCCGGCCTACCACCGCACCAAGGGCACCCCCGAGGCCGAGATCGGGCGGGACGGCTGCCGGATCCCGCTGCCCTGGGTGGGCGGGGCGCCCGGCAACGGGTTCTCCCCCACCGGCCGCACCTGGCTCCCCCAGCCCGAGGCGTATGCCGACCTGGCCGCCGACCGGCAGGAGGGGCAGCCGGGGTCCACCCTCGAGCTCTACCGCACGCTGCTCGCCGAGCGCCGCCGTCACGGCCTCGGGACCGGGCCGCTCACGTGGTCGACCGAGGCCGGCCCGGACGTCGTGGCGTTCACCCGCCCGGGTCCGCGCGGGGACGTCGTCGTGCTGGCCAACCTCGGCGAGGAGCCGGTCGCGCTGCCCGCGGGCGCCGAGGTCCTGGTGGCGAGCGGTCCGCTCACCCCCGAGGGCCTGGTCCCGACCGACACGACCGTGTGGGCGCGCACGGCCTGA
- a CDS encoding globin — MTFYDEVGGAPTFERLVREFYRGVAADPELRAMYPEADLGPAEVRLRMFLEQYWGGPTTYSEQRGHPRLRMRHVPFAVTPTMRDHWLQHMMTAVDTLGLDDDHDRMLRLYLTNAAHSLVNTPEA; from the coding sequence GTGACGTTCTACGACGAGGTCGGCGGGGCGCCGACCTTCGAGCGGCTGGTGCGGGAGTTCTACCGCGGGGTGGCCGCGGACCCCGAGCTGCGGGCGATGTACCCCGAGGCGGACCTGGGCCCGGCCGAGGTGCGGCTGCGGATGTTCCTGGAGCAGTACTGGGGCGGCCCGACGACCTACTCCGAGCAGCGCGGCCACCCGCGGCTGCGGATGCGGCACGTGCCCTTCGCGGTGACGCCGACGATGCGGGACCACTGGCTGCAGCACATGATGACGGCCGTCGACACGCTGGGGCTGGACGACGACCACGACCGGATGCTGCGGCTCTACCTGACCAACGCCGCGCACTCGCTGGTCAACACCCCCGAGGCCTGA
- a CDS encoding mechanosensitive ion channel family protein, with protein MSSAVTSSLLEPLAVTWDQAWHWAEGAPLSIVGIILGAVVLRWLIHRAINGFVHTLLARSERQDTATTTGTRVDTAELPVIRRQARRAAKIFGDPTVINAARQEQRVRTLGAVLRSITTVTVAFIAVLMICDELSLNIAPLLASASVGGVALGFGAQSLVKDYLSGMFMIIEDQYGVGDVVDTGEVIGTVEDISLRLTTIRDFNGVIWYIRNGEILRIANRSQGWSTALVDIPVPVTESMEKVMPIISRAIRGMDKEEDWVGKVIEQPEVGGVESIIGGVATVRIIVKCAPNENVPVGREVRSRVMAALADKGVSLPVMPGFGPGVLPYGGTGAAK; from the coding sequence ATGAGCTCAGCCGTCACGTCCTCCCTGCTCGAACCCCTCGCCGTCACCTGGGACCAGGCGTGGCACTGGGCGGAGGGGGCGCCGCTGTCGATCGTCGGGATCATCCTCGGGGCGGTCGTGCTGCGCTGGCTGATCCACCGCGCCATCAACGGCTTCGTGCACACCCTGCTGGCCCGCTCCGAGCGGCAGGACACGGCGACGACCACCGGGACCCGGGTCGACACCGCGGAGCTGCCGGTCATCCGCCGGCAGGCGCGGCGGGCGGCCAAGATCTTCGGCGACCCGACGGTGATCAACGCGGCCCGCCAGGAGCAGCGCGTGCGGACCCTCGGGGCGGTGCTGCGCTCCATCACCACCGTGACCGTGGCCTTCATCGCGGTGCTGATGATCTGCGACGAGCTGTCCCTCAACATCGCGCCGCTGCTGGCCTCGGCGTCCGTCGGCGGCGTCGCGCTGGGCTTCGGCGCGCAGAGCCTGGTCAAGGACTACCTGTCCGGGATGTTCATGATCATCGAGGACCAGTACGGCGTCGGCGACGTCGTCGACACCGGCGAGGTCATCGGGACCGTCGAGGACATCTCGTTGCGGCTCACCACGATCCGCGACTTCAACGGGGTCATCTGGTACATCCGCAACGGCGAGATCCTGCGCATCGCCAACCGCTCCCAGGGCTGGTCCACCGCCCTCGTCGACATCCCCGTCCCCGTCACCGAGTCCATGGAGAAGGTCATGCCGATCATCTCCCGCGCGATCCGCGGCATGGACAAGGAGGAGGACTGGGTCGGCAAGGTCATCGAGCAGCCCGAGGTCGGGGGCGTCGAGTCCATCATCGGCGGCGTCGCGACGGTCCGCATCATTGTCAAGTGCGCGCCCAACGAGAACGTCCCCGTCGGCCGCGAGGTGCGCTCCCGCGTCATGGCGGCCCTCGCCGACAAGGGGGTCTCCCTGCCGGTCATGCCCGGGTTCGGGCCGGGGGTGCTGCCGTATGGCGGCACCGGGGCCGCCAAGTAG
- the malQ gene encoding 4-alpha-glucanotransferase, producing MTDAPSTDLIELARAHGVATEYWDWQGQHVTVPVRTIVAVLAALGEDASTDDAVRAALTGVQDREWRRTLPPVVVMRAGEPASLAVHVPHGSQVAVSVRLEEGGAALALDQVDRWVDPRVVDGEQVGEATFALPAGLPLGWHEVVATVAGTDVTCPLVVTPDRLEVPASLADRPASGVMTQLYATRSSRSWGMGDAADLAELAAWAGSELGSDFVLVNPLHAAEPVAPVEPSPYLPTTRRFVSPLYIRVEEIPETGYLSGQDRSLLQWHADDALRLDEVDLVDRDASWRLKDAALRLVHRVTRSPRRERDFAAFREREGQGLVDFATWCALSVAYGEDEDTWPTELQDSASEAVEAKRQELADEVDYFCWLQWIVEDQLGTAQRVALESGMRLGLIHDLAVGVHPSGADAWGLRDALARGVTVGAPADQYNQLGQDWSQPPWRPDQLAELGYAPYRDMLRTVLRSAGGLRVDHIIGLFRLWWIPQGCKPFEGTYVRYDHDALIGILALEAHRAGAVVIGEDLGTVEPWVRDYLADRGVMGTSILWFERDYEHGGEPIQPESYRRLCLATVTTHDLPPTAGYLQQVHIDLRHELGLLTRPIEEERASEVHEQEGIMALLRSRGLLREGASHEDTIEALHKLLSWTPALLRGISVSDLALDVRIINQPGTDEEYPNWRMPLAGPDGRPVLLEELMRSPWARRLARTLA from the coding sequence GTGACTGACGCACCCTCGACCGACCTGATCGAGCTCGCCCGCGCCCACGGCGTGGCCACGGAGTACTGGGACTGGCAGGGGCAGCACGTCACCGTGCCGGTCCGCACCATCGTCGCGGTGCTGGCCGCCCTCGGCGAGGACGCGAGCACCGACGACGCGGTGCGAGCCGCTCTGACCGGGGTCCAGGACCGCGAGTGGCGGCGGACGCTGCCCCCGGTGGTCGTGATGCGGGCCGGCGAGCCGGCGTCGCTGGCGGTGCACGTCCCCCACGGCTCCCAGGTCGCCGTCTCCGTGCGGCTGGAGGAGGGCGGCGCGGCGCTGGCCCTGGACCAGGTCGACCGGTGGGTGGACCCGCGCGTCGTGGACGGGGAGCAGGTGGGGGAGGCGACCTTCGCCCTGCCCGCCGGGCTGCCGCTCGGGTGGCACGAGGTCGTCGCCACCGTCGCCGGCACCGACGTCACCTGCCCGCTCGTGGTCACGCCCGACCGTCTCGAGGTGCCGGCGTCGCTGGCCGACCGGCCCGCCTCGGGCGTCATGACCCAGCTCTACGCCACCCGGTCGTCCCGCTCGTGGGGGATGGGCGACGCCGCCGACCTGGCCGAGCTGGCCGCCTGGGCCGGGTCGGAGCTCGGCTCCGACTTCGTGCTGGTCAACCCGCTGCACGCGGCCGAGCCCGTCGCGCCGGTCGAGCCGTCGCCCTACCTGCCGACGACGCGCCGCTTCGTGAGCCCGCTCTACATCCGGGTCGAGGAGATCCCCGAGACCGGCTACCTCTCGGGCCAGGACCGCTCGCTGCTGCAGTGGCACGCCGACGACGCGCTGCGCCTCGACGAGGTCGACCTGGTGGACCGGGACGCCTCGTGGCGCCTCAAGGACGCCGCGCTGCGGCTGGTCCACCGCGTGACCCGGTCACCCCGTCGCGAGCGTGACTTCGCGGCCTTTCGCGAGCGTGAGGGCCAGGGGCTGGTGGACTTCGCGACGTGGTGCGCGCTGTCCGTGGCCTACGGCGAGGACGAGGACACCTGGCCCACCGAGCTGCAGGACTCCGCCAGCGAGGCCGTCGAGGCCAAGCGGCAGGAGCTCGCCGACGAGGTCGACTACTTCTGCTGGCTGCAGTGGATCGTCGAGGACCAGCTCGGCACGGCCCAGCGCGTGGCGCTGGAGTCCGGCATGCGGCTCGGCCTGATCCACGACCTCGCGGTGGGTGTCCACCCGAGCGGCGCCGACGCCTGGGGGCTGCGCGACGCGCTGGCCCGCGGCGTCACCGTCGGCGCCCCCGCCGACCAGTACAACCAGCTCGGCCAGGACTGGAGCCAGCCGCCGTGGCGCCCCGACCAGCTCGCCGAGCTGGGCTACGCGCCCTACCGCGACATGCTGCGCACCGTGCTGCGCTCGGCCGGCGGCCTGCGCGTCGACCACATCATCGGGCTCTTCCGGCTGTGGTGGATCCCGCAGGGCTGCAAGCCTTTCGAGGGCACCTACGTGCGCTACGACCACGACGCGCTGATCGGGATCCTGGCGCTGGAGGCGCACCGCGCCGGCGCGGTCGTCATCGGCGAGGACCTCGGCACCGTCGAGCCGTGGGTGCGCGACTACCTGGCCGACCGCGGCGTCATGGGCACCTCGATCCTGTGGTTCGAGCGCGACTACGAGCACGGCGGGGAGCCGATCCAGCCGGAGTCCTACCGCCGGCTGTGCCTCGCCACCGTGACCACCCACGACCTGCCGCCCACCGCCGGCTACCTCCAGCAGGTGCACATCGACCTGCGCCACGAGCTCGGGCTGCTGACCCGCCCGATCGAGGAGGAGCGGGCCAGCGAGGTCCACGAGCAGGAGGGGATCATGGCGCTGCTCCGCTCGCGCGGGCTGCTGCGCGAGGGCGCCTCCCACGAGGACACCATCGAGGCGCTGCACAAGCTGCTGTCCTGGACCCCGGCGCTGCTGCGCGGCATCTCGGTGTCCGACCTGGCGCTGGACGTGCGGATCATCAACCAGCCCGGGACCGACGAGGAGTACCCCAACTGGCGCATGCCGCTCGCCGGGCCCGACGGCCGGCCGGTGCTGCTCGAGGAGCTGATGCGCTCGCCGTGGGCGCGTCGGCTCGCCCGCACCCTGGCCTGA
- a CDS encoding ABC transporter substrate-binding protein gives MPAYPPARRTVLATAGVAMMLGLAACGSGSGGSSADNPLGLQQPGVLHVGTLTDAPPNVFLKDGQFTGFDNDLLKAVAAKAGLKVEFAGTDFSGLLAQVKSGKYDVGSSSITITEKRKQTVDFTHGYDFGYLGLDVPAGSAIKGFDQLTGKRVVVVQGTVQDDYATGKGLNPVRVPDYNSALNQLKAGTVDAWVSPAEIGEKLAGQSSGKVVLAAKELSPTPMAFAVAKDKTALKAKLDQSLDEVIKDGTWNRLVAQYYPGRKTPASFTPGSGAVQITR, from the coding sequence ATGCCTGCCTACCCGCCCGCCCGCCGCACCGTCCTCGCCACCGCCGGCGTGGCCATGATGCTGGGCCTCGCGGCGTGCGGGTCCGGGTCCGGCGGCTCCTCCGCCGACAACCCCCTCGGGCTGCAGCAGCCGGGCGTGCTGCACGTCGGCACGCTGACCGACGCGCCGCCCAACGTCTTCCTCAAGGACGGGCAGTTCACCGGCTTCGACAACGACCTGCTCAAGGCCGTCGCGGCCAAGGCCGGCCTCAAGGTCGAGTTCGCGGGCACCGATTTCTCCGGCCTGCTGGCGCAGGTGAAGTCCGGCAAGTACGACGTCGGCTCGTCCTCGATCACCATCACCGAGAAGCGCAAGCAGACCGTGGACTTCACCCACGGCTACGACTTCGGCTACCTCGGGCTGGACGTCCCCGCCGGGTCCGCGATCAAGGGCTTCGACCAGCTCACCGGCAAGCGCGTCGTCGTGGTCCAGGGCACGGTCCAGGACGACTACGCCACGGGCAAGGGCCTCAACCCGGTCCGCGTCCCCGACTACAACTCGGCGCTCAACCAGCTCAAGGCCGGCACCGTCGACGCGTGGGTCAGCCCCGCCGAGATCGGGGAGAAGCTCGCCGGCCAGTCCAGCGGCAAGGTCGTCCTCGCCGCCAAGGAGCTGAGCCCCACGCCGATGGCGTTCGCGGTCGCCAAGGACAAGACGGCGCTCAAGGCCAAGCTCGACCAGTCGCTCGACGAGGTCATCAAGGACGGGACGTGGAACCGCCTCGTGGCCCAGTACTACCCGGGCCGCAAGACGCCGGCGAGCTTCACGCCGGGCAGCGGTGCGGTCCAGATCACGCGCTGA
- a CDS encoding amino acid ABC transporter permease — MDVLSTIRDTFFDLDAMREAFPDLLTVGLPNTLLLAISAGLIGTVVGMVLAVAGLSRRRWLRWPARVWTDVFRGLPAAVTILLIGVGLSPVGLQLWGSNPYPLGILALSLIASAYIGEIFRSGIQSVEAGQLEASRALGFSHAAAMRLVVIPLGVRRVLPALVNQLISLIKESSLVYFLGLLASQRELFRIGQDYAANTGNQSALLLAGLFYLVITVPLTHVVNAIDHRLRHGRRADGEDPDAPDAPDEGALALTQEAH, encoded by the coding sequence ATGGACGTCCTCTCGACGATCCGGGACACCTTCTTCGACCTCGACGCGATGCGGGAGGCCTTCCCGGACCTGCTGACCGTCGGCCTGCCCAACACCCTGCTCCTGGCGATCTCCGCCGGGCTGATCGGGACGGTCGTCGGCATGGTCCTCGCGGTCGCGGGGCTGTCCCGCCGCCGCTGGCTGCGGTGGCCCGCCCGGGTGTGGACCGACGTCTTCCGCGGGCTGCCCGCGGCCGTGACGATCCTGCTGATCGGGGTGGGGCTGTCGCCGGTCGGGCTGCAGCTGTGGGGCTCCAACCCCTATCCGCTCGGCATCCTCGCGCTGTCCCTCATCGCCTCGGCCTACATCGGGGAGATCTTCCGGTCCGGCATCCAGTCGGTCGAGGCCGGCCAGCTGGAGGCCTCCCGCGCGCTGGGCTTCTCGCACGCCGCCGCGATGCGCCTGGTCGTCATCCCGCTCGGGGTGCGTCGCGTGCTGCCCGCCCTGGTCAACCAGCTCATCTCGCTGATCAAGGAGTCGTCGCTCGTCTACTTCCTCGGGCTGCTGGCCTCCCAGCGCGAGCTCTTCCGGATCGGTCAGGACTACGCCGCCAACACCGGCAACCAGTCCGCGCTGCTGCTGGCCGGCCTGTTCTACCTGGTGATCACCGTGCCGCTGACTCACGTGGTCAACGCCATCGACCACCGGCTGCGCCATGGCCGCCGCGCGGACGGCGAGGACCCCGACGCGCCCGACGCCCCCGACGAGGGTGCCCTCGCGCTGACCCAGGAGGCCCACTGA
- a CDS encoding amino acid ABC transporter ATP-binding protein, which produces MTADATSVELRDVHLAFGRNRVLRGVDLLVPAGTTTCVIGPSGSGKSTLLRVVNRLLEPASGDVLLDGRSVLREDPDRLRRRVGMVFQHFNLFPHKTVADNVALGPRRLLGLSADEARARAIEHLDAVGLAHKADVRPAALSGGQQQRVAIARALAMEPRVMLFDEATSALDPELVKGVLAIMRDLGASGMTMLVVTHEMGFAREAADEVAFMDGGVVAEHGAPEAVFGAPQTDRLRRFLSRVL; this is translated from the coding sequence ATGACCGCCGACGCGACGAGCGTGGAGCTGCGGGACGTCCACCTGGCCTTCGGGCGCAACCGGGTCCTGCGCGGCGTCGACCTGCTCGTGCCCGCCGGCACGACGACCTGCGTGATCGGGCCGTCCGGGTCGGGCAAGTCCACCCTGCTGCGGGTCGTCAACCGGCTCCTCGAGCCCGCCTCCGGGGACGTGCTGCTCGACGGGCGGTCCGTGCTCCGGGAGGACCCGGACCGGCTGCGCCGTCGGGTGGGGATGGTCTTCCAGCACTTCAACCTCTTCCCGCACAAGACCGTCGCGGACAACGTCGCGCTCGGGCCACGCCGGCTGCTCGGCCTGTCCGCCGACGAAGCCCGCGCCCGGGCGATCGAGCACCTCGACGCGGTGGGTCTGGCGCACAAGGCCGACGTGCGCCCGGCCGCGCTGTCCGGCGGCCAGCAGCAGCGGGTCGCGATCGCGCGGGCGCTCGCGATGGAGCCCCGGGTGATGCTCTTCGACGAGGCCACGTCCGCGCTCGACCCGGAGCTCGTCAAGGGCGTGCTCGCGATCATGCGCGACCTGGGCGCGAGCGGCATGACGATGCTCGTCGTGACCCACGAGATGGGCTTCGCGCGCGAGGCCGCCGACGAGGTGGCGTTCATGGATGGCGGCGTGGTGGCCGAGCACGGCGCGCCCGAGGCGGTGTTCGGTGCGCCGCAGACGGACCGGCTGCGGAGGTTCCTCTCCCGGGTGCTGTGA